A region from the Gammaproteobacteria bacterium genome encodes:
- a CDS encoding pilin, with the protein MYRCNSRPAMQCPAQAGFTLVEIVITMGIMAILATVAVSAYKNYKTRAKITEGLVVAAAFKAAVTEHYLMTGEWETDPSVLALDAPDTYSGDWLKSISLGAGSDGAPVAITISYNESALHELGANNTIVLYPVMASENISWHCDGGTVDDKFRPAQCKATP; encoded by the coding sequence ATGTACCGGTGTAATTCAAGACCGGCAATGCAGTGTCCGGCGCAAGCCGGATTCACCTTGGTCGAGATCGTCATCACCATGGGTATCATGGCGATATTGGCCACCGTTGCCGTGTCGGCATATAAAAACTATAAAACCCGTGCCAAAATCACGGAAGGACTGGTGGTGGCCGCTGCCTTCAAAGCGGCTGTGACCGAACATTACCTGATGACCGGTGAATGGGAGACCGATCCCTCCGTCCTGGCGCTGGACGCGCCGGACACCTACAGCGGCGACTGGCTGAAAAGCATTTCCCTCGGTGCCGGCAGCGACGGGGCCCCCGTTGCCATCACCATCAGCTATAACGAAAGCGCCCTGCACGAGCTGGGTGCGAACAACACCATTGTGCTCTACCCCGTGATGGCCAGCGAGAACATTTCTTGGCACTGCGATGGCGGCACGGTTGACGACAAGTTCCGCCCCGCCCAATGCAAGGCCACGCCCTGA
- a CDS encoding FAD-binding protein, with translation MAEPYIIKMPQLSDTMTEGVVVSWEKNIGDKIERGDVVATVETDKAVMDVEVFREGYLSGPLAPVDSVVPVGEPIAYLVASADEVQDAGAAPVAASPAPEPAVEAEAAPVAASEAQPVEVPDQSPEGVTYTIKMPQLSDTMTEGVVVSWEKNVGDKIERGDVVATVETDKAVMDVEVFREGYLSGPLAPVDSVIPVGAAMGYLVAEPGQAVSGELEAAAKVAAPAAGPAAAESAAPPTTALSPAAAGVRPAPRPDNKQATPLARRLAAERQVNLNTLKGSGPGGVIVAADVLGAQPVERPGQVVAPVPAHVMSEVQVPGEGRPMSAMEKAVAHSMTASLTMPTFRTMVHARPEALIKAAKKKGVSVTVAIAKACAEAIREYPRINMAYQPVDKLVERSNVDIGMAVAAEGGGLVVPVLRHCESKTLEELNAAWGDLVGRARKRRLAPEEYTNPTFMVSNMGMLGVDYFDAIPTPGTAAILAISTAGDKGMPLTVTADHRVVNGAEVAVFLGALKKKIEQPEEWMGPLGPAIPEGEWDYDVVVIGGGPGGEDCARELAEHGLKVAMVNDAPFPGGECLWRGCIPSKAWRAAADRLRDRAHDGHLGVTGTTGGRLDWEALQATRRKVLTTRGAMAAKTDTSLKVKLIQGFASFETEHRLFIDSSGNSDDPFVRAQLGAEPRGEHITFGCAVIATGAPPFVPPITGAREGLSSGGVLTSDTVWNLTARPARLGVVGGGAIGMEMAQIFQDFGSEVALFEGRDRVLAEVEPEVAGQLTAVLNEDPNLTLHTSVSVKEIKGVPGAMILEYEDSAGRCHSFECDYVIMATGKRPVLEPLGLGNAGVAVENGVVKVDARCRTNVPHIFAVGDVNGGLMLAHTAGQQGRVAAAAILGEEARYDQNKDCGVIFTRPQAAFVGLSVAQAKAQGVDAVEVKTPVSIDAKAMINNETQGLIKIVADRVSHRIIGVHFLADHADTLIGEAVMMVSGDMTLDQVAHAIHPHPTQTEMFGDMARRLLSRLRRSAKRAARA, from the coding sequence GTGCAGGATGCAGGGGCTGCACCCGTGGCGGCCAGTCCCGCACCCGAGCCGGCAGTTGAAGCCGAAGCGGCGCCGGTGGCGGCGTCTGAAGCCCAGCCGGTGGAGGTGCCGGATCAGTCCCCCGAAGGGGTCACCTACACCATTAAAATGCCCCAGCTCTCTGACACCATGACCGAAGGCGTGGTGGTGAGTTGGGAGAAAAACGTCGGCGACAAGATCGAGCGCGGCGACGTCGTTGCCACCGTGGAAACCGACAAAGCGGTGATGGACGTGGAAGTGTTCCGCGAAGGCTATCTCTCCGGCCCCCTGGCGCCGGTGGACAGCGTGATTCCCGTGGGCGCCGCCATGGGCTATCTGGTGGCCGAGCCCGGGCAGGCCGTGAGCGGTGAGCTGGAAGCCGCTGCCAAAGTCGCAGCCCCGGCCGCCGGCCCTGCCGCTGCCGAGTCAGCCGCCCCCCCCACCACGGCGCTGTCGCCGGCGGCCGCCGGCGTCAGACCGGCGCCGCGCCCGGACAACAAGCAGGCCACGCCCCTGGCCCGGCGCCTGGCGGCAGAGCGGCAGGTCAATCTGAATACGCTCAAAGGCAGCGGACCCGGTGGTGTGATCGTCGCCGCCGACGTGCTGGGTGCCCAGCCCGTGGAACGGCCCGGGCAGGTGGTGGCGCCGGTGCCCGCCCACGTGATGTCGGAGGTGCAGGTGCCGGGCGAGGGCCGGCCCATGAGCGCCATGGAGAAAGCCGTGGCCCACTCCATGACGGCCTCGCTGACCATGCCCACGTTCCGCACCATGGTGCACGCCCGGCCTGAAGCCCTGATCAAGGCGGCAAAGAAAAAAGGCGTGTCGGTGACCGTGGCCATCGCCAAGGCCTGCGCCGAAGCCATCCGCGAATACCCCCGCATCAACATGGCTTACCAGCCGGTGGACAAGCTGGTGGAACGGTCCAATGTGGACATCGGCATGGCGGTGGCCGCCGAGGGCGGCGGGCTGGTGGTGCCCGTGCTCAGGCACTGCGAATCCAAAACACTCGAAGAACTGAACGCGGCCTGGGGCGACTTGGTGGGCCGCGCCCGCAAGCGCCGCCTGGCACCGGAAGAATACACCAATCCCACTTTCATGGTGTCCAACATGGGCATGCTGGGGGTGGATTATTTCGACGCCATCCCCACCCCTGGCACCGCAGCCATACTGGCCATTTCCACCGCCGGTGACAAGGGCATGCCGCTCACGGTCACGGCCGACCACCGGGTGGTGAACGGTGCCGAAGTGGCGGTGTTCCTGGGGGCGCTGAAGAAGAAAATCGAGCAGCCGGAAGAATGGATGGGACCCCTGGGGCCGGCTATCCCCGAAGGCGAGTGGGACTACGACGTGGTGGTCATCGGTGGCGGTCCCGGTGGCGAGGACTGCGCCCGGGAACTGGCCGAACACGGCCTCAAAGTGGCCATGGTCAACGACGCGCCTTTCCCCGGCGGCGAGTGCCTGTGGCGCGGCTGCATTCCCTCCAAAGCCTGGCGGGCAGCGGCGGACCGGCTGCGCGACCGCGCCCACGACGGCCATCTGGGCGTCACCGGCACCACGGGTGGCAGGCTGGACTGGGAGGCCCTGCAGGCCACCCGGCGCAAGGTGCTGACCACCCGCGGTGCCATGGCTGCCAAGACCGACACCAGCCTCAAGGTCAAACTGATTCAGGGCTTTGCATCGTTTGAGACGGAGCACCGCTTGTTCATCGACAGCTCGGGCAATAGCGACGATCCCTTCGTCCGCGCCCAGCTTGGCGCCGAGCCCCGGGGAGAGCACATCACCTTCGGGTGTGCCGTGATCGCCACCGGGGCGCCGCCCTTTGTGCCGCCCATCACCGGCGCCCGGGAGGGACTGTCCAGCGGCGGCGTGCTCACCTCCGATACGGTGTGGAATCTGACTGCCCGGCCGGCGCGCCTGGGCGTGGTGGGCGGGGGCGCCATCGGCATGGAAATGGCGCAGATTTTTCAGGATTTCGGCAGCGAAGTGGCCCTGTTTGAAGGCCGCGACCGGGTGTTGGCGGAAGTGGAGCCGGAAGTGGCCGGGCAACTCACGGCCGTGCTCAACGAGGACCCCAATCTCACCCTGCACACATCGGTGAGCGTCAAGGAGATCAAAGGCGTGCCAGGCGCCATGATCCTGGAATACGAAGACAGCGCGGGCCGGTGCCACAGCTTTGAGTGCGACTACGTCATCATGGCCACCGGCAAACGCCCGGTGTTGGAACCCCTGGGTTTGGGCAATGCCGGCGTGGCGGTGGAAAACGGCGTGGTAAAAGTGGACGCCCGCTGCCGCACCAACGTGCCCCATATCTTTGCCGTGGGCGATGTCAACGGCGGCCTCATGCTGGCCCACACGGCCGGCCAGCAGGGCCGGGTGGCGGCGGCCGCCATTTTGGGCGAGGAGGCCCGTTACGACCAGAACAAAGACTGCGGCGTGATCTTTACCCGGCCCCAGGCGGCCTTCGTGGGCCTGTCGGTGGCGCAGGCCAAGGCCCAGGGCGTGGACGCGGTGGAGGTGAAAACCCCCGTCAGTATCGATGCCAAGGCCATGATCAACAACGAAACCCAGGGCCTCATCAAAATCGTCGCCGACCGCGTCAGCCACCGCATCATCGGCGTGCATTTCCTGGCGGATCACGCCGACACGCTCATCGGCGAGGCGGTGATGATGGTCTCGGGCGACATGACGCTGGACCAGGTGGCCCACGCCATTCATCCCCATCCCACCCAGACCGAGATGTTCGGCGACATGGCCCGGCGCCTGCTGTCGCGCCTGCGGCGTTCGGCGAAGAGAGCGGCCCGGGCTTGA